ACGAGGGACATCAAGCGCGGCGCGCCGGCAGTCCACGGCCGCCGAGGCACTGTGTGGCCGGGGGACGATCTTCCGCTTCCGTGTTGACGAACCGGTCGGAACCAGCAGAGGCGCCGTTTCGCTCGGAGACGTTTCCGCGGAGACCTCCACCCGCCCAGAGGGGTCGCTGCAGAGCGAACAGATCCGGCTACTACGGAGCTTTCGAGCAGTCTCAGCCGACCCGGAAGCAGAACGGGTGGCCAGCGGCGCTTGGCCCGGTGAGCGGGGACCAACGCCCCCACCGGCGTGTGATCCCCTGGCGGGCACGAACCTGTGGCTGCGATGAGTTTCGGTCGTGCCGAATGTCTATAAGGACATGCCTCAAGATGCAGTCATCCTCAGCGGAATCTCGACCGTGGCGATCGCCGTCGCCGATCAGGACGCCACAGTTCGGCTGTTCGAACAACTTGGCTTCGAGAAGCGGTTCGACGCGGACGTCAACGTTGGGTTTCGCTGGATCGACATGGCCGCGCCTGACGGCGAAACCAGGCTGAGTGTGATCGCCACGACGGATCAGCTGCCCACCGGCATCGACACCGGGATCCGGTTCGTCACGCCCGATGCTCGTGCGGCCCATGCCAGCCTGGCCGCCCTCGGACTGAAGGTCGGTGATCTCTTGGACTGGCCGACGGCGCCGTTGATGTTCGAGTTCTGGGATCTGGACGGCAACACGATGTACGTGGCAGAGCCTGACTAAGTCGCTGGGTAGGTGCCGTACCATCACCCGAGCGGTGGCTGAGACAACCGGATGGAATCGGCAATGTCGAGCCGTGCACCATGATCGAGTGAGGGCCTTACGCCCTGGGCGGTCGCGCCCATCGGGCGCCGTTTGCCAGATCGCTTGGAGCAGTGGTGGGCCTGACGAGTCGCCTGGCGAGTCGCGAGGACATGCCAGTCCTTGTGCCGCTGATCGAGGCAGCCATCGACCGACTACAGCAGGGCTTTCTCGACGAGGCGCAGATCAATTCGAGCCACGCGATCATGGGTATCGACACCCAGTTGATCGACGACGGGACGTATTTCGTGGTGGAGCTTGACGGAAGGGTCGTTGGTTGCGGCGGATGGAGCCGCCGCGCCACGCTGTATGGGGGCGACCATTCCGGCGGGAGGGACGCCGCATTACTCGACCCGTCGCACGACCCCGCCAAGGTCCGGGCGATGTATACCCATCCGGAGTTCGCGCGTCGGGGGGTCGGTCGCCTGATCCTCGATCTTTGCGATGCCGCAGCGGCTGCCGCAGGGTTCACGAAGCTGGAACTCATGTCCACGCTCTCCGGGCAGCCGCTGTACGAAGCGGCAGGGTTCGTGCCGGTAGAGCACGTCGACGATCCCGCCGCAGGCACGCCGGTGCCACTCATTCGGATGCGCAGGACGATCGCCGGCCGCAACGCCGTTTGACTATGCGAGTGCCCAAAGGCGCGGCTTGCGTCGGCCGCGCGCAGGTGCCGCTACTCGCACCCGTCAGTAGCCGACTGGAACCGCCCAGCCCATCTTCGTGATCGTGCGGAATCAGACGTCAGGAGAGCCTGAGCCCGTTCAATGTGACGCAGCCCCGCCAACCGGTATGGGGTGCCAGCCTGCTGCCGCGCTCAGGGGACAGTGAGCCGCTGGAGGGCGGCCCAGTCCTCGGGACCGGTCCGGCCGTAGTGCCACAGGCTGGCGCCGGCCGCGCCGCCGTCGCCGGCCGCCGCGACGAAGGCGCTCGTCTCCCGCCCGGACAGCGCACCGGCCTCCCCGCCGATCAGGTGGATCGGCAGGTCGCCGAGCTCAGCCCGGAGCAGCGCGACGTTGGTCGCCGTGTAGTCGTAGGTCGCCGCCGCACCCGAGACGCGGTAGGTCGAGTAGCTCATCGGCAGCACGGCGTCGTAGAACCGGCCGACGATGCCGTAGGGGAAGTCCGGCCAGAACCGCTTGATGATCTGCATTCCTCGTGGTGACGGGACGATGGCGCCCAGCGGGTAGTCCGGGCCGACCGACGCTCGCAGCCGACGGCTCAGCCGGCGCAGGTTGTCGTCGCGCAGGTCGCCGCTCGGTGTCGTCGCGGACGGCTCGATGTCCAGCGCGAAACCGTCGAACGTCTGGCCTCGCGACGTACGGAAGCCGATCGCCGCCATCGCGCGGTCGTGCTCGCGCGCCACCCGCCGGAGTGGCGGCAGGTACCACGCGACCACCGTCATCCCGCGGGCGTGCGCCGCGTGCAGGAACGCGGCCATCCGGGACGGCCGGTAGAGGTCGGTGCGCGCCGGGGTCGTGGTGCTGGCGGTCTGCAGGTAGAGCGTGCGTACGCCGCGCTCGTGCATCAGCCGGACGTGCCGCCACGGGTGGTCCCACACCGCGTCGCCGGCGAACACCGACACCCAGGTGCCTGACCCGACGTACGGCGTCGGGGCCGCGATTGCCGACCTCGACGGTGGTGTGGCGACGGCGGGGCCGGAGGCGCCGGCCATGATCCCGACTGCGACACAGGCGGCCAGCGCTGCCGACGCCCGGCGGGCTGCTCGCATGCCGGCCACCTCCGCTGCTACGGCGCCGAGGTCCGCCACTCGATCACCGGGCAGCGGTCCTGCACCATGTCCAGCCCGGCGGCCCTGACCCGCGCCGCCGCGGCGTCGTCCCTGACGTCGAGCTGGAACCATACGGCGCGCGCGCCGATAGCGACGGCCTGATCGGCGATGTCACCGGCGAGCGAGGAGTTGACGAACACGTCGACGACGTCGACCGCGAACGGGATGTCGGCCAGCGTGGCGTAGGCGGCCTCGCCGTGGACGTCCTGGGCCATGGGATGCACCGGGACGATCCGCTTGTCCTTGTCCTGCAGGAAGCTCGCGACGCGGTAGGCCGCGCGGGCCGGGTTGTCGCGCAGCCCGACGACCGCCCAGGTCTGCATGCCGAGGACCCGCGTGACGACGGAGTTCACGGCCGGCCGAGCGAGCCGTAGGTCCAGCCGGCGGCCCGCCACCGCGCCGGGTCCAGGGCGTTGCGGGCGTCGATGATGCGCTTCTGGGCCACGACACCCTCGAGCGCCGTCGGGTCCATGTCGCGGAACTCCTGCCACTCGGTGAGGTGCAGCACCAGGTCGGCCCCGTCGCAGGCCTCCGTCGCGGACCGGGCGTAGCCGAGCGTCGGGAAGAGCAGCCGGGCGTTGTCCATGCCGCGCGGGTCGTACACGGTCACCTGCGCGCCCTGCAGCTGGATCTGGCCGGCCACGTTCAGGGCAGGCGAGTCGCGCACGTCGTCGGAGTCGGGTTTGAAGGAGGCGCCGAGCACCGCCACCCGGGTGCCGAGGAACGAGCCGCCGCACATCGCCCGGGCCCGGTCGACCACGTGGCCCCGCCGGCGCATGTTGATGGCGTCGACCTCGCGCAGGAACGACAGCGCCTGGTCGACGCCGAGCTCGCCGGCGCGCGCCATGAAGGCGCGGATGTCCTTGGGCAGGCAGCCGCCACCGAAGCCGAGCCCGGCGTTGAGGAACTTGCGGCCGATGCGCTCGTCGTGGCCGATCGCGTCGGCGAGGACGGTCACGTCGGCGCCGGTCGCCTCGCACAGCTCGGCCATGGCGTTGATGAACGAGATCTTGGTGGCGAGGAAGGCGTTGGCCGAGACCTTGACCAGCTCGGCGGTGGCGTAGTCGGTGACGATGAACGGTGTGCCCCCACCGATCGCCGTCGCGTAGACCTCGCGCAGCAGCTGCTCCGCCCGGTCGCTGGTGACGCCGACCACCAGCCGGTCCGGCCGCAGGGTGTCCTGGACGGCGAACCCCTCGCGGAGGAACTCCGGGTTCCACGCCAGCTCGGCCCGCTCGCCGGCCGGTGCCAGGGCGGTCAGCCGGTCGCGCAGCCGCGCGGCGGTGCCCACGGGCACGGTCGACTTGCCGACCACGAGGCACGGCCGGTCCAGGTGGGGGGCCAGCCCGTCCACGACACCGTCGACGTAGCGCAGGTCCGCGGCGTACTCGCCCTTGCGCTGAGGCGTGCCCACGCAGAGGAAGTGCACGTCCCCGACGGCCGCCACCTCCTCGTACGACGTGGTGAAGCGCAGTCGCCCCGACCTGAGGTTCTGCTGCAGCAGATCCTCGAGACCGGGCTCGTAGAACGGCGTCCGGCCGTCGGCCAGCATCGCGATCTTCGCCTCGTCCACGTCCATGGCGAGCACCTCGAAGCCGAGCTCGGCCATGGAGGCGGCGTGGGTCGCACCGAGGTAGCCGGTGCCGAGGACGGTGAGGCACAGGGTCATGACGGAGGAGGCTATCGCCGCCGTAACCTCGACCTGTGAGCGACTTCGACCTGTACCGCCTGTCCGACGAGCACCTGATGCTGCGCGAGGCGGTCCGAGCGGTCTGCGACGACAAGATCGCCCCGCTCGCCGCCGAGGTGGACGAGAGCGGGGAGTTCCCCCAGGCGTCCTACGACGCGCTGCGCAAGGCCGACTTCCACGCGGTCCACATCCCGGAGGAGTACGGCGGCGCCGGTGCCGACGCGCTCGCGACCTGCATCGTGATCGAGGAGGTGGCTCGGGCCTGCGCCTCCACGTCGCTGATCCCGGCGGTCAACAAGCTGGGCACGATGCCGCTGCTGCTCTCCGCCTCGGAGGACCTCCTCAAGCGCTACCTGCCGGCGGTCGCGAGCGGCGAGGCGATGTTCTCGTACGCCCTCAGCGAGCCCGAGGCGGGCAGCGACGCGGTGGCCATGCGCACGACCGCGACCCGCGACGGCGACAGCTACGTGCTCAACGGCGCGAAGCGCTGGATCACCAACGCCGGCATCTCGGAGTACTACACCGTGATGGTGGTGACCGACCCGGACGCCGGGGCAAACGGCATCTCGGCCTTCGTCGTCGAGAAGTCCGACGAGGGCTTCACATTCGGTGCCCCCGAGAAGAAGCTCGGCATCAAGGGGTCGCCGACCCGGGAGCTCTACTTCGACGACTGCCGCATCCCTGCGGACCGCCTGGTCGGTGCCGAGGGCACCGGCTTCAAGACGGCCCTTCGGGCGCTGGACCACACCCGGGTCACCATCGCCGCCCAGGCCGTCGGCATCGCGTCCGGGGCGCTGGCGCACGCGACGGAGTACGTCAAGGGGCGCAAGCAGTTCGGCAAGGCGATCGCCGAGTTCCAGGGCATCCAGTTCATGCTCGCCGACATGGCGATGAAGCTCGAGGCGGCCCGGCAGATGACGTACGTTGCGGCGGGCAAGTCCCAGCGTGGCGACAGCGACGTGACGTTCTTCGGCGCCGCGGCGAAGTGCTTCGCCAGCGACACCGCGATGGAGGTCACCACCGACGCGGTGCAGCTGCTCGGCGGCTACGGCTACGTCAAGGACTACCCGGTCGAGCGGATGATGCGCGACGCCAAGATCACCCAGATCTACGAGGGCACCAACCAGATCCAGCGCCTGGTGATGGCCCGCCAGCTGCTGCGCTGAGCCCGTCAGTCGACGGGTCAGTTGGCGTCGAGGGAGCGGAACAGCTCGAGGGCCCGCTCCCGGTCCCAGCGGACGCTGGACCCGACCGACGTCGTGTAGTTGGGATCGGCCACCGGCACGGTGATCCGCCGCCCGTCGCCACCCGCTACCTTCCGCATGGTCAGCGCGAACTGCACCAGCGACCACGGCCCGTCGCCCTCGTCGATCGTCAGCGCCGTCGTCGACGCGTTGCCCAGCGCCACCCACCGGAACGGGTTGAGCAGCACCGCGGGGCCGGTCGCCTCGTCGAAGACCGCCCCGAGGAACTCCTGCTGGCGCTCGACCCGGCCCAGGTCCCCCTTGGGGTCGAAGTAGCGGGCCCGGACGTAGGCCAGCGCGGTGGGCCCGTCCATCTCCTGACAGCCCTTCTGCACGTCCAGGCCGCTCTTGCGGTCCTTGATCCGCCGCTCGGGGCAGAGCTCGACCCCGCCGACCGCGTCGGTCATGCCGACGAAGCCACCGAAGCCGACCTCGGCGTAGTGGTCGATGCGGACGCCGGTGACCGTCTCGACGGTCTGGACGAGCAGCTGCGGACCGCCCAGCGCGTAGGCCGCGTTGAGCTTGTTGCGCCCCTGGCCGGGGATCGGCACGTACGAGTCGCGGGGCAGGCTGACCAGCGTCGGCTTCCCGCTCGCGGGCTTGTGCAGCAGGATGATCGTGTCGGTGCGCCGGCCCTCGACCTTGCCCAGGCGGAGGTCCTTGATCTCCTGGTCCGAGAGGCCCTCGCGGCTGTCCGACCCGACGATCAGCCAGTTGGTGCCGGAGGCCGGCTCTGGGCGCCCGTCGTAGTCGGTGATCGCCTCGACCTTGTCGATGCGCGAGTAGAAGTAGATGAACAGCACGACCAGCAGGACCACCAGGCCGGCCAGCACGAGCAGCGCGGTGCGCAGCCAGCGCCGGGACCCGCCGCCTCGCGCCGGCCGCTCCCGAGGTGCCCGCTCCCGAGGCGGCGGCTGGGCCTCGCGGCGAGGCGCGGCCGGCTCGAGCCGCTGCGTCGTGGCGCCGCGGGCCGAGCCCGCGGTCGGCCGCGCCGGGCGGACGGTCCCGGCCGGGGGCAGGATCTCGGTCGCGTCGCTGTCGCCGGCCGAGCGTCGGCCGCCGCCGACCGACCGACCGCCGTCGCGCGACCAGCCCTCGGGCCAGTCCTTCGGTCCGCTCACGGTGGACGACCGTACCCTTGCCGCCTGTGAACGAACGGAACCCGGCGGCCGGGCGACCGACCAGCGCGGCGCGCGGCCGTCTCAGCCGGATCATGACCGTGCTCGACACCAACCTGCTGGGGACGGTGCACGGTGGCGTCGTCATGAAGCTGGTCGACGACGTGGCCGGCGTCGTCGCGCAGCGGCACTCGGGCGGCGCGGCGGTGACCGCCTCGATGGACGAGATGGCCTTCCTGGAGCCGGTGCGGGTCGGCGACCTGGTGCACGCCGAGGGCCAGGTCAACTGGACCGGCACCACGTCGATGGAGGTCGGCGTGCGGGTGCTCGCCGAGCCGTGGGACCGGGCCGGCGTCGAGCCGGTGCGGGTCGCAACGGCGTACCTCGTCTTCGTGGCGGTCGACGACCAGGGCGCCCCGCGCGCGGTGCCGCCGGTGCTGCCCGAGACCGACGAGGACCGACGGCGGGTCGGTGAGGCTGAGATCCGGCGCACCCACCGGCTGGCCCGCCGGGCCGCGATCCTCGCCTCCCGCGGCCAGCCCGGCTGACCGGACCTCGATGCGGCTGGGTCAGGTGCAGGTGTCGGCCGAGGCGGTACGCGGCGTGCCGGCGCCGGAGGACGCCGCGGCGGCCGCGGCCGGGGCGGCCACCCGGACGGCCCGGGTGCCGGCGTACGACCGGCCGACGACCACCTGCAGGGTCCGCCCCAGGCCGGGCACCGACACCAGCCGCGCACCCGGCACCGCGGCGGCCACTGTCTTGATGCTCTCGGTGTAGCGCGAGTCGTAGCGGACCGTCGTCCGCGCGACTCCGGTGCGCCGGTAGTCCCGCGCCGGACCCGCCACGGCGAAGCCGCGGCCGGTCAGCTCGGCGGACACCTGGGTCCCGAGGCCGGGCGTCCCGAGGCCGTTGTAGACCTGCACGCTGACCTGCGAGGGCGGGACGGTCGGCCGGTCCTTGCGGGGCAGCCGCTCGTGGGCGACCGCGCGGTCCTCGCGCATCGACGCGAAGAGCTCGCCGGCCGCCGCGTCGTCCCACAGCGCGACCGACTCGCCGGCAGGGGACCGGAACGACGGGTTGGCGACCGGGACGGTCTGGAACCGGATGTCGTCGCCCGAGACGTGGCGCAGCCGGGTGCCCAGCTCGACCAGCTCGGACTCGGTGAGACCGGGGTCGGCCCGGACCGCCGACATCGCGGCGTCGAGGAAGCGGACCAGCGACCGCGGGTCGAGCAGCACCTCGCTGCTCATCGCCCGGTGCGCCATCGCGGCGAGGAAGCGCTGCTGGCGCTCCACCCGGCCGAGGTCTGCGCGCGCGTCCACGCTGCGGGCCCGGACGTAGGCCAGCCCGGTCCCGCCGTCGACGTGCGTGGTGCCCTTGTGCAGCCGCAGACCGGCCTTGCGGTCGCGCATCCGCACCGGCGTGCAGACGTCGACGCCGCCCACCGCGTCGACCAGCCGCACGAAGCCGAGGAAGTCGACCTCCAGGTAGTGGTCGACCCGGACGCCGGTGGTGCGCTCGACCGTCGCGACGGTGAGCGGCGGGCCTCCGTAGGCGTAGGAGGCGTTGAGCTTGCCCCTGTGCTCCCGCACCGCCGACCCGTCGGAGCCGGTGTGCGCCGGGATCGTGACGTAGGAGTCGCGCGGCAGGCTGACGACGCGCACCGTGCCGTGTCGCCCGGAGACGTGCACCAGCAGCATCGTGTCGGCCCGGCGGCCGGCGGCGGTCGCGGCGTTGCCCACGTGCAGCCGGCGCATGGCCTCGTCGGACATGCCGGTACGTCCGTCGGAACCCACCAGCAGGAACGTCGTGGAGCCGGCCGCGCTGGTGGCCGGTCGGTCGGTCAGCCCCTCGAAGGCGTCGACCCGCTCCATCGAGCCGGCCGACCACGAGATCAGGGCGTAGCCCGAGCCGGCGACGACGAGCACGATGGCCGACGCGGCGGCTGCGGCGACGAGGGCCAGCCGGCGGGACCAGCGGCCGAACGAGGGCGACACGGGGATCGAGGCTAGGGCGGCTGGCCGCCGGACCCCGGCAGGCTCGCCGCTACCGTGGGCGCCTGTGTCCGACCTCTCAGCCAGCCCGGGCGTCTCCGTCGTGATGCCGGTGCTCGACGAGGAGGAGCACCTGCGCTCCGCCGTCGCGACCGTGCTCGGCCAGGACTACGAGGGCGACCTGGAGGTGGTGCTGGCTCTCGGACCCTCCCGTGACCGCACCGACCAGGTCGCCCGGGACCTTGCCGCCGACGACCACCGGGTACGGCTGGTGAGCAACCCCACCGGGGCCACCGGCGCCGGGCTCAACCGCGCGCTCGGGGTGGCCCGGCACGACGTCGTCGTGCGGCTGGACGGGCACGCGCTGGTGCCCGCCGACTACGTGCGGGTGGCCGTCGAGACCCTGCAGCGCACCGGCGCGGACAACGTCGGGGGCCTGATGGCGGCCGAGGGGGTCACCGACTTCCAGCGTGCCGTCGCCGCCGCCATGACCAGCCCGATCGGCGTCGGACAGGCCGCGTTCCACACCGGCGGCGAGGAGGGACCGGCATCGACGGTCTACCTCGGCGCCTTCCGCCGCCAGGTGCTCGACCGGCTCGGCGGCTACGACGAGACCTTCCTGCGAGCCCAGGACTGGGAGCTCAACCACCGCATCCGCGAGGGCGGTGGCCTGGTGTGGTTCACGCCTCGGATGTCGGTGACCTACCGGCCGCGCTCCACGCTGCGTGCCCTGGCCCGGCAGTACCGCGACTACGGACGCTGGCGGCGGGTCGTCATGCGCGAGCACCCGGGCACGGCCAACGCGCGCTACCTGGCACCGCCGGTCGCGCTGGTCGCGGTCACCGCGGGGACCGTCGTGGGGCTGGTCGGCCGGCGGCCGGCCCTGCTGGCACCCGGCGGCTACGTCGTGGGCGTGCTGGCCGGGTCGGCCGTCGCGGGTCGGGGCCTGCCGCCGCGCGCGCGTGCCTGGCTGCCACTCGTGCTCGCGACCATGCACGGCGCCTGGGGCTTCGGCTTCCTGTCCAGCCCACGAGGCCTGCGCAGCGGGCCGCCGGGCGGCCAGAGCGGGCGCGATAGCGTCCCCGGGTCCCCACGCGCGCTTCCCGACCAAGGAGATCCTCGATGACCGGCACGTCGATGATCGGCATGGTGCTGGCGGCCGGCGCCGGACGACGGCTGCGGCCCTACACCGACACCCTGCCCAAGGCGCTGGTGCCGGTCGACGGCGAGACCACCATCCTCGACATCGGGCTGCGCAACCTGGCCGCGGTCGGGCTCACCGACGTCACGGTGGTCGTCGGCTACCGGGCGGAGGCGGTCGAGTCGCGTCGGGCGGAGCTCGAGGAGCGCCACGGCGTGCGGCTCACGCTGGTGCACAACGACAAGGCCGAGGAGTGGAACAACTGCTACTCGCTCTGGCTGGCACGCGAGCACTTCGCCCGGGGTGCCCTGCTCGTCAACGGCGACACCGTGCACCCGGTCGACGTCGAGCGCACCCTGCTCGCGGCGGCCGAGGAGCCGGGCAGCGCCGGGATCCTCCTGGCACTGGACCGGGCCAAGGTCCTCGACGAGGAGGAGATGAAGGTCACCCTCGACGACCGCGGGCTGATGCGGCGGATCACCAAGCTGATGTCGCCGTCGGAGGCTCACGGCGAGTACATCGGCGCCACCCTGATCAAGCCCGACGCGGCCGAGGCCCTCGCGGCGGCGCTGAAGGAGACCTGGGAGCGCGACCCGGACCTCTACTACGAGGACGGCTACCAGACGCTGGTCGACTCGGGCGGCGACGTGGGGGTCGCGCCGATCGGTGACCTGCCGTGGGTCGAGGTCGACAACCACGACGACCTCGCCAAGGCGCGGGAGATCGCGTGCCGCTACTAGCCCGGATGCTGCTGAGCCCCCTCTTCATCGACATCCGGGCCGGCGCCGTGACCGGTCTCGGGGAGCTGCTCTCCGACCGGCGCATCTCCTCCGAGGGTCACGTCGCGGTGGCGGTCGGCCCCGGCCAGGGCGAGCAGCTGGTGGGGCAGATCGGCCCGGCGCTGGACAACGCCGACATCTTCGCGGTCAGCGGCGGGAGCCTCGACGCCGCGGGCGAGCTGCAGGCCCGCCTGCGCGGCAAGCACTACGACGCGCTGGTCGGCATCGGCGGCGGGCGCACCCTCGACGTCGCGAAGTACGCCGCCACCCGCTCGGCCCTGCCCATGGTGTCGGTGGCGACCAACCTGGCGCACGACGGCATCGCGTCGCCGGTCAGCTCGCTGCTGCACGAGGGCGGCAAGGGGTCCTTCGGCGTCAGCCTGCCCATCGCGGTGGTGGTCGACCTCGACTTCGTCCGTACGTCGCCGCCGCGCATGGTGCGATCGGGGATCGGCGACGTTGTCAGCAACCTG
This window of the Actinomycetes bacterium genome carries:
- a CDS encoding LCP family protein; this encodes MSGPKDWPEGWSRDGGRSVGGGRRSAGDSDATEILPPAGTVRPARPTAGSARGATTQRLEPAAPRREAQPPPRERAPRERPARGGGSRRWLRTALLVLAGLVVLLVVLFIYFYSRIDKVEAITDYDGRPEPASGTNWLIVGSDSREGLSDQEIKDLRLGKVEGRRTDTIILLHKPASGKPTLVSLPRDSYVPIPGQGRNKLNAAYALGGPQLLVQTVETVTGVRIDHYAEVGFGGFVGMTDAVGGVELCPERRIKDRKSGLDVQKGCQEMDGPTALAYVRARYFDPKGDLGRVERQQEFLGAVFDEATGPAVLLNPFRWVALGNASTTALTIDEGDGPWSLVQFALTMRKVAGGDGRRITVPVADPNYTTSVGSSVRWDRERALELFRSLDAN
- a CDS encoding CoA-binding protein, yielding MQTWAVVGLRDNPARAAYRVASFLQDKDKRIVPVHPMAQDVHGEAAYATLADIPFAVDVVDVFVNSSLAGDIADQAVAIGARAVWFQLDVRDDAAAARVRAAGLDMVQDRCPVIEWRTSAP
- a CDS encoding phosphocholine cytidylyltransferase family protein, coding for MIGMVLAAGAGRRLRPYTDTLPKALVPVDGETTILDIGLRNLAAVGLTDVTVVVGYRAEAVESRRAELEERHGVRLTLVHNDKAEEWNNCYSLWLAREHFARGALLVNGDTVHPVDVERTLLAAAEEPGSAGILLALDRAKVLDEEEMKVTLDDRGLMRRITKLMSPSEAHGEYIGATLIKPDAAEALAAALKETWERDPDLYYEDGYQTLVDSGGDVGVAPIGDLPWVEVDNHDDLAKAREIACRY
- a CDS encoding LCP family protein yields the protein MSPSFGRWSRRLALVAAAAASAIVLVVAGSGYALISWSAGSMERVDAFEGLTDRPATSAAGSTTFLLVGSDGRTGMSDEAMRRLHVGNAATAAGRRADTMLLVHVSGRHGTVRVVSLPRDSYVTIPAHTGSDGSAVREHRGKLNASYAYGGPPLTVATVERTTGVRVDHYLEVDFLGFVRLVDAVGGVDVCTPVRMRDRKAGLRLHKGTTHVDGGTGLAYVRARSVDARADLGRVERQQRFLAAMAHRAMSSEVLLDPRSLVRFLDAAMSAVRADPGLTESELVELGTRLRHVSGDDIRFQTVPVANPSFRSPAGESVALWDDAAAGELFASMREDRAVAHERLPRKDRPTVPPSQVSVQVYNGLGTPGLGTQVSAELTGRGFAVAGPARDYRRTGVARTTVRYDSRYTESIKTVAAAVPGARLVSVPGLGRTLQVVVGRSYAGTRAVRVAAPAAAAAASSGAGTPRTASADTCT
- a CDS encoding acyl-CoA thioesterase, encoding MTVLDTNLLGTVHGGVVMKLVDDVAGVVAQRHSGGAAVTASMDEMAFLEPVRVGDLVHAEGQVNWTGTTSMEVGVRVLAEPWDRAGVEPVRVATAYLVFVAVDDQGAPRAVPPVLPETDEDRRRVGEAEIRRTHRLARRAAILASRGQPG
- a CDS encoding glycosyltransferase family 2 protein, which translates into the protein MSDLSASPGVSVVMPVLDEEEHLRSAVATVLGQDYEGDLEVVLALGPSRDRTDQVARDLAADDHRVRLVSNPTGATGAGLNRALGVARHDVVVRLDGHALVPADYVRVAVETLQRTGADNVGGLMAAEGVTDFQRAVAAAMTSPIGVGQAAFHTGGEEGPASTVYLGAFRRQVLDRLGGYDETFLRAQDWELNHRIREGGGLVWFTPRMSVTYRPRSTLRALARQYRDYGRWRRVVMREHPGTANARYLAPPVALVAVTAGTVVGLVGRRPALLAPGGYVVGVLAGSAVAGRGLPPRARAWLPLVLATMHGAWGFGFLSSPRGLRSGPPGGQSGRDSVPGSPRALPDQGDPR
- a CDS encoding VOC family protein; its protein translation is MPNVYKDMPQDAVILSGISTVAIAVADQDATVRLFEQLGFEKRFDADVNVGFRWIDMAAPDGETRLSVIATTDQLPTGIDTGIRFVTPDARAAHASLAALGLKVGDLLDWPTAPLMFEFWDLDGNTMYVAEPD
- a CDS encoding UDP-glucose/GDP-mannose dehydrogenase family protein produces the protein MTLCLTVLGTGYLGATHAASMAELGFEVLAMDVDEAKIAMLADGRTPFYEPGLEDLLQQNLRSGRLRFTTSYEEVAAVGDVHFLCVGTPQRKGEYAADLRYVDGVVDGLAPHLDRPCLVVGKSTVPVGTAARLRDRLTALAPAGERAELAWNPEFLREGFAVQDTLRPDRLVVGVTSDRAEQLLREVYATAIGGGTPFIVTDYATAELVKVSANAFLATKISFINAMAELCEATGADVTVLADAIGHDERIGRKFLNAGLGFGGGCLPKDIRAFMARAGELGVDQALSFLREVDAINMRRRGHVVDRARAMCGGSFLGTRVAVLGASFKPDSDDVRDSPALNVAGQIQLQGAQVTVYDPRGMDNARLLFPTLGYARSATEACDGADLVLHLTEWQEFRDMDPTALEGVVAQKRIIDARNALDPARWRAAGWTYGSLGRP
- a CDS encoding GNAT family N-acetyltransferase; the protein is MPVLVPLIEAAIDRLQQGFLDEAQINSSHAIMGIDTQLIDDGTYFVVELDGRVVGCGGWSRRATLYGGDHSGGRDAALLDPSHDPAKVRAMYTHPEFARRGVGRLILDLCDAAAAAAGFTKLELMSTLSGQPLYEAAGFVPVEHVDDPAAGTPVPLIRMRRTIAGRNAV
- a CDS encoding acyl-CoA dehydrogenase family protein, with the translated sequence MSDFDLYRLSDEHLMLREAVRAVCDDKIAPLAAEVDESGEFPQASYDALRKADFHAVHIPEEYGGAGADALATCIVIEEVARACASTSLIPAVNKLGTMPLLLSASEDLLKRYLPAVASGEAMFSYALSEPEAGSDAVAMRTTATRDGDSYVLNGAKRWITNAGISEYYTVMVVTDPDAGANGISAFVVEKSDEGFTFGAPEKKLGIKGSPTRELYFDDCRIPADRLVGAEGTGFKTALRALDHTRVTIAAQAVGIASGALAHATEYVKGRKQFGKAIAEFQGIQFMLADMAMKLEAARQMTYVAAGKSQRGDSDVTFFGAAAKCFASDTAMEVTTDAVQLLGGYGYVKDYPVERMMRDAKITQIYEGTNQIQRLVMARQLLR